A single window of Apus apus isolate bApuApu2 chromosome 18, bApuApu2.pri.cur, whole genome shotgun sequence DNA harbors:
- the MRM3 gene encoding rRNA methyltransferase 3, mitochondrial translates to MAALGRLGRALLRAGRAAPAGGGGRRGVRALRRSPVRVLPPQKERGAAAEAQRSPREPPPPPPPAVERSSAGAGLWYEKAEPGDRRLGKVVTIAKSKKFRDHHGKVLLEGHRLIKDALEAGAVLQTLFFSTVGHLKELPEAGLKGANLVKVKFEDIKTWSDLVTPQGLIGIFSKPSHAKMSYPAAQLTSSLPLLLICDNIRDPGNLGTILRAAAGAGCEKVLLTKGCVDPWEPKVLRAGMGAHFRLPVITNLDWESLPKNLPAGIQVCVADNKDPGARAESMSEGSRAGGAGSTPGNLRPPVKSQPKAAPEREDEEGEASACIPELATQYYYQDWPRPPVALVIGGETHGLSPEALQLAASTGGKRLVIPVVPGVDSLNSAMAAGIVLFEGKRQLLQRHKQEDERQKFPVVG, encoded by the exons ATGGCGGCGCTGGGCAGGCTGGGGCGCGCGCTgctgcgggccgggcgggcggccccggcgggaggcggcgggaggcgcgggGTGCGGGCGCTGCGGAGGAGCCCGGTGCGGGTCCTGCCGCCGCAGAAGGAGCGCGGTGCGGCGGCCGAGGCGCAGCGCAGCCCCCGGgagccgcccccgccgccgccgcccgcggtGGAGCGAAGCTCGGCCGGAGCGGGGCTGTGGTACGAGAAGGCGGAGCCCGGGGACAGGAGGCTGGG AAAAGTGGTCACTATTGCCAAATCAAAGAAGTTTCGGGATCATCACGGGAAGGTTCTGCTGGAGGGTCACAGGCTGATCAAGGATGCCctggaggcaggagctgtgctgcagactcTCTTCTTCAGCACCGTGGGGCACCTGAAGGAGCTGCCTGAGGCAGGGCTGAAAGGAGCCAACTTAGTGAAGGTGAAATTTGAAGACATTAAGACCTGGTCTGACCTCGTAACTCCTCAGGGGCTGATAG GGATCTTTTCCAAGCCCAGCCATGCCAAGATGTCTTACCCTGCTGCTCAGCTAACCAGCTCCTTGCCCCTGCTCCTCATCTGTGACAATATCCGAGATCCAGGAAATCTGGGGACTAttctgagagctgcagcaggagcaggctgtgagAAAGTGCTGCTCACCAAAG gCTGTGTGGATCCATGGGAACCAAAGGTGCTCCGTGCAGGCATGGGGGCTCACTTCCGTCTGCCCGTCATCACCAACCTGGACTGGGAATCCCTTCCCAAAAACCTCCCTGCTGGCATCCAGGTCTGCGTGGCTGACAACAAAGACCCCGGCGCTCGGGCGGAGAGCATGTCCgaggggagcagagctggtggggctGGTTCTACTCCTGGCAACCTGAGGCCTCCTGTGAAATCCCAACCCAAGGCTGCTCCTGAGCgtgaggatgaggagggagaGGCAAGTGCCTGCATCCCAGAGCTGGCCACGCAGTACTACTACCAGGACTGGCCACGGCCACCAGTGGCCCTGGTGATCGGCGGGGAGACCCACGGGCTCAGTCCGGAGGCACTTCAGCTGGCGGCCAGCACCGGGGGGAAGAGACTGGTCATTCCCGTGGTGCCAGGAGTGGACAGCTTGAACTCTGCTATGGCTGCTGGCATCGTGCTCTTTGAGgggaagaggcagctgctgcagaggcacaAGCAGGAAGATGAAAGGCAGAAGTTCCCTGTGGTTGGTTGA